Proteins found in one Mesorhizobium sp. CAU 1732 genomic segment:
- a CDS encoding DUF2796 domain-containing protein: MGFHHYARALLASGMFIFVSAAHAEEERRELGPHVHGHGTLAIAVEGNNIQMELVAPGMDIAGFEHEAETARQKRAVEAALADLKEPLNLFELPDSAGCAVTSADVKIVAEEHEDDDAPAEADKTAGIEEHDDHHTEFRATYAFACADAAQVRSINFRFFDRFRDSWELNVTFIDADGETAFAVSREFRNMER; the protein is encoded by the coding sequence GTGGGATTTCATCACTACGCGCGGGCTTTGCTTGCTTCTGGCATGTTTATTTTTGTTTCGGCGGCGCACGCAGAAGAAGAGCGGAGAGAGCTTGGTCCCCATGTCCATGGACACGGGACATTGGCGATTGCTGTCGAGGGCAACAATATTCAGATGGAGCTCGTTGCTCCTGGCATGGATATCGCCGGGTTTGAGCACGAAGCTGAAACCGCTCGGCAAAAGAGAGCTGTCGAGGCCGCGCTTGCCGACCTGAAGGAACCGTTGAACCTCTTCGAATTGCCTGACTCCGCGGGGTGCGCCGTCACCTCCGCCGACGTCAAAATCGTCGCGGAAGAGCACGAAGACGACGACGCCCCGGCCGAAGCTGACAAAACCGCGGGGATCGAAGAGCACGACGACCATCACACCGAGTTCCGGGCCACTTACGCTTTCGCCTGCGCGGATGCCGCCCAGGTCAGGTCGATAAATTTCCGCTTCTTCGATCGCTTCCGGGATTCCTGGGAACTCAACGTGACGTTCATCGATGCGGACGGGGAGACGGCCTTCGCGGTGTCCCGCGAGTTTCGCAACATGGAAAGATAG
- a CDS encoding ATP-binding cassette domain-containing protein, translating to MTDAVSLRGVEYKWNGRDAFALSVGALQIPRGERLLLLGPSGSGKSTLLSLLTGIVAAQAGSLEILGQRLDALGSSGRDRFRAEHFGIIFQMFNLLPYGAVIDNVLLPLSFAPARRTRATAAGGTEGEARRLLSALGLPADIGRRKAATLSVGQQQRVATARALIGSPEIIVADEPTSALDDDRQQDFLDLLFGQIDATQATLIMVSHDRRLARHFTRVVELTDILATSQREGAA from the coding sequence TTGACCGACGCCGTGAGCTTGCGCGGCGTCGAATACAAGTGGAACGGGCGAGATGCGTTCGCTCTATCTGTCGGCGCCCTCCAGATTCCCCGTGGCGAGCGTCTCCTGCTGCTCGGCCCATCCGGCAGCGGAAAGTCGACGCTGCTCAGCCTGTTGACCGGGATCGTGGCGGCGCAAGCCGGAAGCCTTGAAATCCTGGGGCAACGGCTTGATGCACTGGGCAGCAGCGGGCGCGATCGGTTTCGCGCTGAACACTTTGGGATCATCTTCCAGATGTTCAATCTTCTTCCCTACGGCGCCGTCATCGACAATGTGCTGCTGCCGCTCAGCTTCGCACCGGCGCGTCGCACCCGCGCGACGGCCGCGGGCGGCACTGAGGGCGAAGCGCGGCGCCTCCTGTCGGCGCTGGGACTTCCGGCGGACATCGGGCGGCGAAAGGCGGCCACGCTGAGCGTCGGTCAGCAGCAACGCGTCGCGACCGCGCGGGCGCTCATCGGCTCACCCGAGATCATCGTTGCCGATGAGCCGACATCGGCTCTCGACGACGACCGGCAGCAGGACTTTCTCGACCTTCTGTTCGGCCAGATCGATGCCACGCAGGCGACCCTGATCATGGTCAGTCACGACCGGCGCCTGGCGCGACATTTCACCAGAGTGGTCGAGCTCACCGACATCCTGGCAACGTCGCAGCGCGAAGGCGCCGCGTGA